A region from the Candidatus Eisenbacteria bacterium genome encodes:
- a CDS encoding class I SAM-dependent methyltransferase — translation MSDETRYEFGANWQSYVKHALNEQRVAHAVTSMREFLGVETLRGRRVLDIGCGSGLFSLAAHLLEAEHVESFDYDANSVAATRSLQCAHGVADERWTVRQGSVLDAAFMATVQPADVVYSWGVLHHTGHMWEAIDAAATRVLPGGRFAISIYNKVERFPDSSRMWWHLKRTYTRGPAVVRRLMEAGYVANFVLTRLVTLRNPISPFLDREGAGRRGMEFMHDVRDWLGGFPYEYATSGEIFQHVHSRAGFELERLVNWEGNACNELLFRRP, via the coding sequence ATGTCCGACGAGACGCGCTACGAGTTCGGCGCCAACTGGCAAAGCTACGTGAAGCACGCGCTCAATGAGCAGCGCGTCGCCCACGCCGTCACCTCGATGCGTGAATTCCTCGGAGTCGAGACGCTGCGCGGACGCCGCGTGCTCGACATCGGATGCGGCTCGGGTCTGTTCTCGCTCGCGGCTCACCTGCTCGAGGCCGAGCACGTGGAATCGTTCGACTACGACGCGAACTCGGTCGCCGCCACGCGGTCGCTCCAGTGCGCGCACGGCGTCGCCGACGAGCGCTGGACGGTGCGCCAGGGTTCGGTGCTCGACGCGGCATTCATGGCGACGGTGCAGCCGGCCGACGTGGTCTACTCGTGGGGGGTCCTCCACCACACCGGTCACATGTGGGAGGCGATCGACGCGGCGGCGACGCGGGTGCTTCCCGGCGGGCGCTTTGCGATCTCGATCTACAACAAAGTCGAGCGCTTCCCCGACAGCTCGCGCATGTGGTGGCACCTGAAGCGAACCTACACGCGTGGCCCCGCCGTGGTGCGGCGCTTGATGGAAGCCGGCTACGTCGCGAACTTCGTGCTCACGCGCCTCGTCACATTGCGAAATCCGATCTCGCCGTTTCTCGATCGCGAGGGCGCCGGCCGCCGCGGCATGGAGTTCATGCACGACGTCCGCGACTGGCTCGGTGGATTCCCGTACGAATATGCGACCTCGGGAGAGATCTTCCAGCACGTGCACTCGCGCGCCGGCTTCGAACTCGAGCGACTGGTCAACTGGGAGGGCAACGCCTGCAACGAGCTGTTGTTCCGCCGCCCCTGA
- a CDS encoding insulinase family protein, with amino-acid sequence MSDLQFQKTVLPSGMTVLSEPMPDRRSIAFGAFVRSGARDEPSERLGITHFVEHMMFKGTERRDARAIAHSLESLGGHLDAFTAREQVCYYARALGDHLPEVVDVVADILSRSRFAPNDIEREKSVVCEEILAYDDNPEERVQDQHARHLWGEHGLGRPILGSAETVRALTREDLVTFHARRYRADQLVISGAGGLDHDRLCALVEQHFAPPGGDALALSRVPPPFIPAARHAIEDVQQLYVVLSTRGVPDDHPDRDPLVVLNTLFGGGMSSRLFQSVREEAGLAYSVYSALEFHRDCGALGVHMGVSPARGREALARVRTELSKLAEAGPEFAEFEAAKSQIRGSILLDHESVSSRMFHLAGEEILRGRYTPTDELVERVLAVTFEQVRDVARRYLIPESWALTALGPATHGELGASDWPIAARVESS; translated from the coding sequence ATGAGCGACTTGCAGTTCCAAAAGACCGTCCTGCCGAGCGGCATGACGGTGCTCAGCGAGCCGATGCCGGACCGGCGCTCGATCGCATTCGGGGCGTTCGTCCGTAGCGGTGCCCGGGACGAGCCGTCCGAGCGGCTCGGCATCACCCACTTTGTCGAACACATGATGTTCAAGGGCACCGAGCGACGCGACGCGCGCGCGATCGCGCACAGCCTCGAGTCGCTCGGCGGTCACCTGGATGCGTTCACGGCGCGCGAGCAGGTCTGCTATTACGCGAGAGCGCTGGGCGATCATCTGCCCGAGGTGGTCGACGTGGTCGCCGACATCCTGAGCCGTTCGCGATTCGCTCCGAACGACATCGAGCGCGAGAAGTCGGTGGTGTGCGAGGAGATCCTCGCCTATGACGACAATCCCGAAGAGCGCGTTCAGGACCAGCACGCCCGCCACCTGTGGGGCGAGCACGGACTGGGCCGCCCGATCCTCGGCAGCGCCGAGACGGTGCGGGCGCTCACGCGCGAAGACCTCGTGACGTTTCACGCACGACGCTATCGCGCCGATCAGCTCGTGATTTCGGGCGCCGGAGGACTCGACCACGACAGACTGTGCGCACTGGTCGAGCAGCACTTCGCCCCTCCGGGCGGCGATGCGCTGGCGTTGTCCCGGGTGCCTCCACCGTTCATACCCGCGGCGCGCCACGCGATCGAGGACGTTCAGCAGCTCTATGTGGTGTTGTCGACCCGCGGGGTGCCCGACGATCACCCTGATCGCGATCCACTGGTGGTGCTGAACACGCTGTTCGGCGGCGGCATGAGTTCTCGGCTGTTCCAGAGCGTGCGCGAGGAGGCGGGGCTCGCCTATTCAGTCTATTCGGCGCTCGAGTTCCATCGCGACTGTGGCGCCCTCGGCGTGCACATGGGGGTTTCGCCCGCGCGCGGACGCGAGGCGCTGGCGCGTGTGCGCACCGAGCTTTCGAAGCTGGCCGAGGCCGGACCCGAGTTCGCTGAATTCGAGGCCGCGAAGAGTCAGATCCGCGGCAGCATCTTGCTCGATCACGAAAGCGTTTCGTCGCGCATGTTCCATCTCGCAGGTGAAGAAATCCTGCGCGGACGCTATACGCCGACCGATGAGCTGGTCGAACGCGTGCTCGCCGTCACGTTCGAACAGGTGCGCGACGTCGCGCGCCGCTACCTGATTCCCGAGAGCTGGGCGCTCACCGCGCTGGGGCCCGCGACGCATGGCGAACTCGGTGCGAGCGACTGGCCGATCGCCGCGCGAGTCGAGAGCTCGTGA